One segment of Paenibacillus sp. FSL R7-0337 DNA contains the following:
- a CDS encoding AraC family transcriptional regulator — protein MNRYHTGAQTLLLPRIDWNIRFFGAHTQTVPADWSMTTESHHAFEILIVLDGAQETRMDHEQFIVNRDDILLIPPGFEHTNKCISATSMTYFCAHFDIDEPSLRMQIMKNCDWVYTPSNVYHDQLKQCLQKWIDILHEPELSFTKAKLKAQMVLFELLEVLVDIQPVLTEIRANQSMTTAKYAKEIAEAIKSAFKKNCTQGNSDYTIRIQPIIASLGISPNYGLEVFQKIYKMSPRTYLSDLKLQEAKILLQQPRISLNEISNRLGYKNLSHFSRQFKRWTGVNPSDFRKKNGV, from the coding sequence ATGAATAGGTATCACACAGGTGCACAAACGCTGCTGCTGCCGCGCATTGATTGGAATATACGCTTTTTTGGCGCACATACACAGACTGTTCCTGCCGATTGGAGCATGACTACAGAATCCCACCATGCCTTTGAGATTCTAATTGTGCTGGATGGGGCTCAGGAGACAAGGATGGATCATGAACAATTCATTGTGAACCGTGATGATATTCTGCTGATTCCGCCTGGGTTCGAGCATACGAATAAGTGTATTTCCGCTACATCGATGACCTATTTTTGTGCTCATTTCGATATAGACGAGCCCTCCTTGCGGATGCAAATCATGAAAAACTGTGATTGGGTCTATACGCCCTCCAATGTGTATCATGACCAGTTGAAACAATGCCTTCAAAAATGGATCGATATTCTGCATGAGCCTGAGTTGTCGTTCACCAAAGCGAAGCTAAAAGCACAAATGGTCTTGTTCGAGTTATTGGAGGTGCTGGTAGATATCCAGCCGGTCCTGACGGAGATACGTGCTAACCAGTCCATGACCACTGCGAAATACGCCAAAGAAATTGCCGAAGCCATCAAGAGTGCTTTTAAGAAAAATTGCACCCAGGGAAATTCAGACTACACCATTCGCATCCAGCCCATCATTGCTTCGCTAGGGATCAGCCCTAACTATGGATTAGAGGTATTTCAAAAAATATATAAAATGTCGCCCCGCACCTATCTATCTGACTTAAAGCTACAGGAAGCCAAAATATTACTCCAGCAGCCCAGGATATCTTTAAATGAGATTTCAAATCGTTTAGGCTACAAGAACCTCTCCCACTTCAGCAGACAATTCAAAAGATGGACAGGAGTTAACCCTTCTGACTTTCGTAAAAAAAATGGTGTATAA
- a CDS encoding family 43 glycosylhydrolase gives MTKINNPIIPGMAPDPSIIRVDDVYYIATSTFHWNPGIQIFKSTDLANWELTAFALNKGEVNLRGTNTPAGIWAPHLSYDSSTNRYWLAYSHMLNMAGREFNSDSYAMWAEDIHGPWSEPIYLTSIGFDPALFHDEDGKHYVSILEWETREGYQAPGHIVIAEFDLNEGKIAGQWHRVTQGFTSRGCAEAPQIYKYRDMYYLLLAAGGTGYAHGVELGRAENIFGPYEPHPSGEPIITSSPRHLFSLGNPDAGHFEMYNPGSIMQKAGHGSLVQTQTGEWYIAHLMSRPVEGTLLNPLGRETSIQKMHWTVDGWLEMKDGSNVAKMEVEGLTGVELEGDRLSHDVFDDFNQEHYDIHFLTPYRDQQAAWVNTVERPGYLRIHGENSFFSQINPAMLATRATSLHYEVQTKVEFHPDHYSETAGMGLYYDSNNWLYVHLTHSESEGTVLSVLQAKLGERIELVHNYIPVPEDTAELKLIYHSGIASILYRFGDNGDWQAFAENIDALYLSDEGVNGEPGEIGGFTGLFNFIGSVDAHQHDSYADFEYYRVKNY, from the coding sequence ATGACGAAGATTAATAATCCAATAATCCCTGGAATGGCACCAGATCCCTCTATTATTAGAGTGGATGATGTGTATTATATTGCGACATCCACGTTTCATTGGAATCCCGGCATTCAAATTTTCAAGTCAACCGATTTAGCGAACTGGGAGCTGACGGCCTTTGCCCTGAATAAAGGTGAAGTGAATCTAAGAGGCACTAATACTCCAGCCGGGATCTGGGCACCGCATCTATCCTATGATTCTTCTACGAACCGGTACTGGTTAGCCTATTCGCATATGTTGAACATGGCAGGCCGTGAGTTTAACTCGGATTCCTATGCCATGTGGGCAGAAGATATCCATGGACCCTGGTCGGAGCCTATCTATCTGACATCCATCGGTTTCGATCCGGCGCTGTTTCATGATGAAGACGGCAAACACTATGTGTCCATTCTTGAATGGGAGACCCGTGAAGGGTATCAGGCGCCTGGACATATTGTGATCGCTGAATTTGATTTGAATGAGGGGAAGATCGCTGGACAATGGCACCGGGTGACGCAAGGATTCACCAGCCGCGGCTGTGCTGAAGCACCGCAGATCTATAAATATAGAGATATGTACTATCTACTATTAGCTGCTGGCGGAACGGGATATGCTCATGGTGTTGAGCTGGGACGTGCGGAGAATATTTTTGGCCCCTATGAACCGCATCCGTCGGGAGAGCCCATTATCACCTCCTCGCCGCGCCATCTATTCTCACTGGGTAATCCGGATGCCGGGCATTTTGAGATGTATAATCCAGGCTCAATCATGCAAAAAGCAGGTCACGGCTCATTAGTTCAAACCCAAACAGGCGAATGGTACATTGCCCATCTAATGTCACGGCCTGTGGAAGGAACGCTTTTAAACCCATTAGGCCGTGAAACCTCGATCCAAAAAATGCATTGGACAGTAGACGGCTGGCTGGAAATGAAGGATGGATCGAATGTAGCCAAAATGGAAGTTGAGGGGTTAACAGGTGTTGAATTAGAGGGGGACAGGCTCTCTCATGATGTATTCGATGATTTTAACCAGGAGCACTATGATATTCATTTTCTGACTCCATACCGGGACCAGCAAGCAGCATGGGTGAATACGGTTGAACGTCCGGGTTACTTACGCATTCATGGAGAGAATTCTTTCTTCTCGCAGATTAATCCGGCGATGTTGGCCACGCGTGCAACCTCCCTTCATTATGAAGTTCAAACCAAGGTGGAATTTCATCCCGATCATTATTCGGAAACGGCGGGGATGGGGCTATACTATGATTCGAATAATTGGCTGTATGTTCACTTGACCCACTCCGAATCAGAGGGCACCGTTCTATCTGTGCTGCAGGCCAAGCTGGGGGAACGTATTGAATTGGTCCACAATTACATTCCAGTCCCTGAAGACACAGCGGAGCTCAAGCTGATCTATCATTCAGGCATCGCGAGTATCCTTTACCGCTTCGGGGATAACGGGGATTGGCAAGCTTTTGCAGAGAATATCGATGCTCTCTATCTGTCGGATGAAGGCGTGAACGGGGAGCCGGGGGAGATTGGCGGATTTACAGGCTTGTTCAATTTCATCGGCTCCGTGGATGCCCACCAGCATGACTCCTACGCTGATTTTGAGTACTATAGAGTTAAGAATTACTAA
- a CDS encoding ABC transporter ATP-binding protein, giving the protein MKHDVRTFISYIQLIKGLSKNYFILVILSALVQTAQPFVNIIMLRFIIDELTVYKVASQLIMYISIMVIGNLVIGLLDRLMARSLELKNHLLMADIELQLGKKIMDVHFKYLEDAKVLNLREQVMFFINNKMTIVGLLNRFIQSVVGLIGFLIIVVTMNVYILLLVVAVVIFNSYIYKKMKNREFEHEQNQVLFNRKWSYYIGLAINFFTAKDIRLYNISPFIMNKTKKYHEDAITANDKITHYKGKSYGISSLAIQIQNAAIVAYAAYRVFKQNITIGQFTMYISSANLLSNHLTELTRSVIEFRQMCKHIDNFITFNRIPEPDKDGNRIFPNDLKLEFKNVSFSYNDDSSLVLKNVSIILQMGEKLAIVGPNGAGKTTFIKLLCRLYKPQAGEILLGGKNIQTYSYEEYMKLLSVVFQDYKLLPFSIRENLDNEGRKSDDAMEEVLKQVGLFEKIKEIPKRLNTSIYKTLDSSGIELSGGQYQKLVIARNILKDAPILILDEPTSSLDPYAEAEIYQHFNVLAKGRTTIYISHRMSSCTFCDKVAVFDQGEIVEYGTHQELLSKKKVYAGMWHAQATYYN; this is encoded by the coding sequence ATGAAGCATGATGTCCGAACATTTATTTCTTATATCCAGCTTATAAAAGGCTTATCCAAGAACTACTTTATACTTGTGATTCTATCAGCACTTGTTCAAACTGCGCAGCCCTTTGTTAATATAATCATGCTGCGTTTTATAATCGATGAATTAACCGTCTACAAAGTTGCTAGTCAGTTGATCATGTACATTTCTATAATGGTTATTGGGAATTTAGTCATTGGCTTGCTTGATAGGCTTATGGCAAGAAGTTTGGAATTGAAAAATCATCTGCTTATGGCGGATATCGAGCTTCAGCTGGGCAAAAAGATTATGGATGTTCATTTTAAATATTTAGAGGATGCGAAGGTACTCAACTTACGGGAGCAAGTAATGTTTTTTATCAACAATAAGATGACTATTGTAGGATTACTTAATCGTTTTATACAGAGTGTTGTTGGGCTTATCGGGTTTTTAATCATAGTAGTAACAATGAATGTTTATATCCTTCTCTTAGTGGTTGCAGTAGTGATTTTTAATTCATATATATACAAAAAAATGAAGAACAGAGAGTTTGAACATGAGCAAAATCAAGTATTGTTTAATCGGAAATGGTCGTATTATATAGGGCTGGCCATTAACTTCTTTACTGCAAAAGATATTCGTCTTTATAACATATCGCCTTTTATTATGAATAAAACTAAGAAATATCATGAAGATGCGATTACAGCCAACGATAAAATAACCCATTACAAAGGTAAGAGCTACGGGATATCTTCACTTGCTATTCAAATACAGAATGCAGCTATTGTTGCTTATGCGGCCTACCGTGTTTTCAAACAAAATATAACGATTGGTCAATTTACGATGTATATTTCATCTGCCAATTTACTTTCTAATCATCTGACAGAGCTGACCAGGTCTGTCATTGAATTCAGGCAAATGTGTAAGCACATCGACAACTTCATTACTTTTAACCGGATTCCAGAACCTGATAAAGACGGTAATCGTATCTTCCCCAATGATTTAAAGCTGGAATTTAAAAATGTATCGTTTTCCTATAACGATGATTCATCATTAGTACTTAAGAACGTGTCAATTATCCTTCAAATGGGCGAGAAGCTGGCAATTGTAGGCCCTAATGGTGCTGGAAAAACAACCTTCATTAAATTACTATGCAGACTTTATAAACCACAGGCAGGCGAAATTTTATTAGGCGGAAAAAATATTCAGACATACTCTTATGAAGAGTATATGAAGCTTCTCTCTGTCGTCTTTCAAGATTATAAGCTACTTCCATTCTCAATTAGAGAAAATCTAGATAACGAAGGTCGAAAGTCGGATGATGCTATGGAAGAGGTACTGAAGCAAGTGGGTCTATTCGAGAAAATCAAGGAAATTCCTAAACGCTTAAACACTTCTATATACAAGACACTGGATAGCAGTGGGATTGAACTTTCCGGTGGACAATATCAGAAGCTGGTAATTGCGCGGAATATTCTAAAGGATGCTCCGATTTTAATACTTGATGAGCCCACATCCTCACTAGATCCTTATGCTGAAGCAGAAATATATCAACACTTTAATGTTTTGGCTAAGGGGAGAACGACGATCTACATTTCCCACAGAATGTCTTCTTGTACCTTTTGTGATAAGGTGGCGGTTTTTGATCAAGGCGAGATCGTAGAGTATGGCACACACCAAGAGCTGCTAAGTAAAAAGAAGGTCTATGCTGGCATGTGGCATGCACAAGCAACTTATTATAATTAA